The Tolypothrix sp. PCC 7712 region CTGCGGTTAATTGCTGGCTTAGAAACGATGACAGGCGGCAATATTTGGGTAGGCGATCGCTTAGTCAACGATCTACCACCCAAAGAACGAGACATTGCAATGGTGTTTCAAAATTACGCCCTTTATCCTCACATGTCGGTGTACGACAACATCGCCTTTGGACTCCGTCGCCGCTTTGAAACTCCACCAGACGAGCAAGTATTATCCCCCTCATCCCCCTCATCTTCCTCATCCCCCCACCTTCCCCCTTGGGTGGAACACCTGTTTGTAGGGATGACGCGCAATTTACCGAAAGGACTGCGTTACATTTCCGACAAAGAACGGGAAGTAGATCGTAAGGTGCGGAATGTGGCTCAATTATTGCAAATTGAAGCCTTGCTGAATCGCCTACCGAAACAGCTATCTGGGGGACAAAGACAGCGAGTTGCATTAGGAAGAGCGATCGCCCGCAATCCTCAAGTATTTTTAATGGATGAGCCGCTATCTAATTTAGATGCGAAACTGCGTGCAGAAACCCGCGCGCAAATTGTGAAATTACAGCGCCAGTTAGGGACAACCACAATTTACGTCACCCACGATCAAACAGAAGCGATGACGATGGGCGATCGCATTGCGATTATGAATCAAGGACAAATTCAGCAAGTGGCTTCTCCCTTGGAACTTTATAA contains the following coding sequences:
- a CDS encoding ABC transporter ATP-binding protein translates to MSQVILENIYKSFPPRKGEGIASPPPLALDSGKKSDAQPERPENISVLRRINLTIADGEFMVLVGPSGCGKSTLLRLIAGLETMTGGNIWVGDRLVNDLPPKERDIAMVFQNYALYPHMSVYDNIAFGLRRRFETPPDEQVLSPSSPSSSSSPHLPPWVEHLFVGMTRNLPKGLRYISDKEREVDRKVRNVAQLLQIEALLNRLPKQLSGGQRQRVALGRAIARNPQVFLMDEPLSNLDAKLRAETRAQIVKLQRQLGTTTIYVTHDQTEAMTMGDRIAIMNQGQIQQVASPLELYNRPANRFVAEFIGSPPMNFIPVKFQAPLLITHSQFRLTLPEIWGAALQKYDGQTLILGVRPEHFNVSVPATKNLPVQVDLVENLGNDSFLSVRLTESPTANIGDYLQVRVPSERLVSIGDQLWLSLIPDKIHFFDPETDLAVFASH